The segment TAAAGATGGCCAGGGTAGGCTACTACTCCTGGGAGAGGATTCCTGACCTCAAAGGAAAGCACGTTGTAATCATCGGGGCCGGTTACACAGCGGTGGACGTTGCAATCGAGTCGAGGCTTCTCGGGGCTGAGAAAGTCACGATGGTCTACCGCCGTTCCCTCGAGAACAGCTACGCCAAGGCGGAGATTAGAAAGCTTATCAGCGAGGGGCTTGAGTTCATAGAGTACGCAACCCCAGTCAGGATACTGGGTAAGGAAAAGGCCCAGGGAGTCGAGTTCGCGAGGACGAAAATAGTCGAGGGAAGCGTTGTAACAACCGATGAGCGCTTTATTATTGACGCGGACGTGGTTGCCTACGCAATCGGCCAGCTCCCGACGAGCCCAATCAGGGAAGTCGTCTGTGCAAACGAGAAGATACTGAAGGAGGCGGGCATATTCTTCGCCGGCGATGTGGTTGCACCGAGAAACATAGGCACGGCGATGAGGGAAGGAAAGGCAAGGGCCAGGGAAATCGAGGAGTGGCTCCTCAGCAGAGCTCCAAGGAAGGTCTTCCCCGTTCCGG is part of the Thermococcus sp. genome and harbors:
- a CDS encoding FAD-dependent oxidoreductase, coding for MKFYICREKSEPKPFKVAIIGAGPAGLTAAGYLACRGYEVHVYEKMPEGGGMVAFAIPEVRIPIKTVREGVKDLERLGVNFHFRTKVVYDSPRELGDEWAEHFVSLERLLGEFDAILIATGAWKPRKLKVPGVELSGVYDALTLLHHIKMARVGYYSWERIPDLKGKHVVIIGAGYTAVDVAIESRLLGAEKVTMVYRRSLENSYAKAEIRKLISEGLEFIEYATPVRILGKEKAQGVEFARTKIVEGSVVTTDERFIIDADVVAYAIGQLPTSPIREVVCANEKILKEAGIFFAGDVVAPRNIGTAMREGKARAREIEEWLLSRAPRKVFPVPVTARLIGSVLNGKC